One Longimicrobiaceae bacterium DNA window includes the following coding sequences:
- a CDS encoding non-heme iron oxygenase ferredoxin subunit, whose product MEYFAATRSQLSTTEAREFVVAGREIVLCLVDDEVYALDGICTHEDLPLDGGEVDDGVLECPWHGATYDVCTGRVLGLPAVTPLRTYPVRVDEEGNVFVTIE is encoded by the coding sequence ATGGAATACTTCGCCGCCACCCGTAGCCAGCTCTCCACTACCGAGGCTCGTGAGTTCGTGGTTGCGGGGCGCGAGATCGTTCTCTGTTTGGTGGACGACGAGGTCTACGCCCTGGACGGCATCTGTACGCACGAGGACCTGCCCCTGGATGGCGGGGAGGTGGACGACGGGGTGCTGGAATGCCCGTGGCACGGCGCCACCTATGACGTCTGCACCGGGCGAGTCCTCGGCCTGCCGGCGGTGACGCCGCTCCGCACCTATCCCGTGCGGGTCGACGAGGAGGGGAACGTCTTCGTGACCATCGAGTAG
- a CDS encoding VTT domain-containing protein has protein sequence MSRYALLVLSLMLFFLAAFLVATALDIPLFTGTEWIQHHAWTSAVLLLNVLLVGDVLLPIPSSLLMVANGALLGTFGGSVATLLSTLLGGILAFWLGRRGAPWLMARISDRERERADHFFQRWGAMAVLVSRPVPIVAETIGILAGTTPMGWVRFLISVFLGNLPPAILYAFAGASAKNASYSIAIFLILCGFAGGMWLLGRREVSVRG, from the coding sequence ATGAGCCGGTACGCACTGCTGGTCCTCTCCCTGATGCTCTTCTTCCTCGCCGCCTTCCTGGTGGCGACGGCGCTGGATATCCCGCTGTTCACCGGCACCGAATGGATCCAGCATCACGCGTGGACGAGCGCCGTGTTGCTGCTCAACGTCCTCCTGGTGGGGGACGTGCTGCTGCCGATCCCGTCGAGCCTGCTCATGGTAGCCAACGGTGCGCTCCTGGGCACGTTCGGGGGGTCGGTAGCCACCCTGCTGAGCACGCTGCTCGGGGGCATCCTGGCTTTCTGGCTGGGGCGGCGAGGGGCTCCCTGGTTGATGGCGCGCATCTCCGACCGTGAACGGGAGCGAGCCGATCACTTCTTTCAGCGCTGGGGAGCGATGGCTGTGCTGGTGAGCCGCCCCGTGCCGATCGTAGCCGAGACGATCGGGATCCTGGCGGGGACCACCCCTATGGGGTGGGTGCGCTTCCTCATCTCCGTTTTCCTGGGCAACCTGCCGCCGGCCATCCTCTACGCCTTTGCCGGCGCGAGCGCCAAGAATGCCTCGTACTCGATCGCCATCTTCCTGATCCTCTGCGGGTTCGCGGGCGGGATGTGGCTGCTGGGTCGGCGCGAGGTCAGCGTTCGCGGCTGA
- a CDS encoding pyridoxamine 5'-phosphate oxidase family protein, translating into MHKPIPKPVDPAEVPALARDLMRVAKFPLLATVDGDQPRVRPVSPVRTENFTVYVANLRGYHKTEEIAANPRVELCYVDHEHNQVRITGIAEVLRDDSLLHEIWSTNPLLRYYLGEADNPELIVYRIIPIRVRYMREWALEYHEVPVEELA; encoded by the coding sequence ATGCACAAGCCGATACCGAAACCGGTCGATCCGGCCGAAGTGCCCGCGCTGGCCCGCGACCTCATGCGCGTGGCCAAGTTCCCGCTCCTGGCCACTGTAGACGGAGACCAGCCGCGTGTCCGCCCCGTCTCCCCGGTGCGTACGGAGAACTTCACCGTCTACGTGGCTAACCTGCGAGGGTACCACAAGACGGAGGAGATCGCCGCCAACCCGCGCGTGGAGCTCTGTTACGTCGACCACGAGCACAACCAGGTGCGCATCACCGGCATCGCCGAAGTGCTGCGGGACGACTCGCTCCTGCATGAGATCTGGAGCACGAACCCGCTCTTGCGGTATTACCTCGGAGAGGCTGACAACCCCGAGCTGATCGTCTACCGGATCATCCCCATCCGCGTCCGCTACATGCGCGAGTGGGCGCTCGAGTATCACGAGGTGCCGGTAGAGGAGCTGGCGTAG
- a CDS encoding arylsulfatase, with protein sequence MRKGIPSRLVSGLALLLVAGACAAPSSTPAPDAAPPNIVFIVADDLGYGDLGVYGQERIATPSLDRMAAEGMRFTQFYAGSTVCAPSRSVLMTGLHTGHTRVRGNGARALQTLQDEDFTLAELLHANGYRTALIGKWGLGETDQPGRPSAQGFDYSFGYLNQSHAHNYYPEFLYRNEQRVELRNEVQPLGRAPGAGVATRRVDYSHDLFAAEALDFVTENRDRPFFLYLALTIPHANNEATHPNANAPAEKGLEVPDLGQYAATDWPATEKGFAAMISRMDADVGRLLDHLRELGIAEKTLVIFTSDNGPHQEGGHDADFFDSNGPLRGIKRDLYEGGIRVPMIAWWPGRVSAGSVSDHIGYGGDFMATVADLLGAELPVETDGVSLLPTLLGRSGEQEQHDALYWEFYERGGAQAVRMGRWKGVRKPIFEGPIELYDLETDPGETRNVAAEHPEVVRRLEEIMEAEHVEAEGWEVRS encoded by the coding sequence ATGCGCAAAGGAATTCCATCCAGGCTCGTTAGCGGGCTTGCTCTCCTCCTGGTGGCGGGTGCGTGCGCGGCGCCCTCATCGACCCCCGCGCCGGACGCGGCACCACCGAACATCGTCTTCATCGTGGCGGACGATCTGGGGTACGGCGATCTGGGGGTCTACGGGCAGGAGCGGATCGCCACCCCGAGCCTCGACCGGATGGCGGCGGAGGGGATGCGCTTCACGCAGTTCTATGCGGGGAGCACGGTGTGCGCGCCCTCTCGCAGCGTGCTGATGACCGGGCTGCACACCGGGCACACCCGCGTCCGCGGGAACGGAGCGCGAGCGCTTCAGACGCTGCAGGACGAGGACTTCACCCTCGCCGAGCTGCTGCACGCCAACGGCTATCGGACCGCCCTGATCGGTAAGTGGGGCTTGGGAGAGACGGATCAGCCGGGTCGCCCTTCCGCCCAGGGGTTCGACTACTCCTTCGGGTATCTCAACCAATCGCACGCGCACAACTACTACCCGGAGTTCCTCTACCGGAACGAGCAGCGGGTCGAGCTGAGGAACGAGGTACAGCCACTGGGACGGGCGCCCGGCGCGGGCGTAGCGACGCGGCGGGTCGACTACTCCCACGATCTCTTCGCCGCGGAGGCGCTCGACTTCGTGACGGAGAACCGCGACCGGCCCTTCTTCCTCTACCTCGCGCTCACCATTCCCCACGCCAACAACGAGGCGACCCATCCCAACGCGAACGCTCCGGCGGAGAAGGGGTTGGAGGTGCCCGATCTGGGGCAGTACGCGGCTACCGACTGGCCGGCGACCGAGAAGGGATTTGCGGCCATGATCTCGCGGATGGACGCCGACGTGGGGCGCCTCCTCGACCATCTGCGGGAGCTGGGAATCGCGGAGAAGACTCTGGTGATCTTCACGTCCGACAACGGGCCGCACCAGGAAGGCGGGCACGACGCCGACTTCTTCGACAGCAACGGCCCGCTGCGGGGCATCAAGCGCGATCTGTACGAGGGAGGGATCCGGGTGCCGATGATCGCCTGGTGGCCGGGACGGGTGTCGGCGGGTAGCGTGTCCGATCACATCGGCTACGGCGGTGACTTCATGGCGACGGTGGCGGACCTGCTAGGAGCCGAGCTTCCGGTGGAGACTGATGGGGTCAGCCTGCTTCCTACTCTGCTGGGCAGGAGCGGTGAGCAGGAGCAGCACGACGCCCTCTACTGGGAGTTCTACGAGCGCGGCGGCGCCCAGGCCGTGCGCATGGGCCGTTGGAAGGGTGTGCGGAAGCCGATCTTCGAAGGACCGATCGAGCTCTACGATCTCGAGACCGACCCCGGAGAGACGCGCAATGTGGCCGCGGAGCATCCGGAAGTGGTCAGGAGGCTCGAGGAAATCATGGAAGCGGAGCATGTGGAGGCGGAGGGGTGGGAGGTGAGGAGTTGA